AAAACTGCGGCTCCGTTCCGAATGGCGCTAACGCCGCCGGGGTCGCAGCGCAGTCTGGCGGTTCGCGGGGTGCTTGCTGACCCACAAGTGTCACCTGGCGGCGCTGCGCTGGTTTGGATATTCGATTTTAGCGAGAGCGAAAGCGAACTTTCGCGACTTCGGGAGGAAGCTGCACGCGCGAAGGGCGACTTCGGAGCGCTCGTCGGCATAATCGAGGCTGCGCCGATGCCGATGTGGTTCCGCGGGCCTGACGCGAAGCTGCAATTGGTCAACAAGGCCTATGTCGATGCCATTGGTGCGGTCGATGCTGATAGCGCTGTGATCAAGCAGCAAGAGCTGATTGAATCAATCGATGGTCTTACCGCTGCGCAGGTGGCAGGTCAGGCTTTTGAGAAGAAGATGCCGATTGAGCGGATTGTTACCGCTACCATCAACGGACAGCGCCGGGCCCTGCGCGTTAGTGATTTGCCGCTGGGGAAAGAGGGCGTAGCCGGATACGCTGTGGATATCGAGGAAATGGAAGAGCAGGGCCGTCAGTTCCGCGCATTCCGTGACGCTCAGCGATCAATGCTTGATCAATTGTCGATCGGTGTCGGTCAGTTCGACGCGGATCGTAAGCTAACATTCGCAAACCAACCGTTCCGCCGCGTATTTGCGCTGAATTCGGGTGTGGTATCGCAAGGGATTGATTTTGAGCGGCTGCTACAGAATGCACGCGAGAATGGACGCACGCCGGAGGTCCGCGATTTCCCCGAATGGCGCACCGAGCATACCGAGTGGTTCAACGCAGGCGAGACACAGGAAGAGGCGTGGCCGCTGTCTGATGGCACCCATTTACGGATCGTCGCGCAGCCCATGCCCGACGGCGGACTGGTGATTGTAGCCGAGGATCGGACCGAGCAATTGGCGCTGTCGGCCACGCGCGATACGCTGCTGCGGACGCGGACGGCGACATTCGACAGTTTGTTTGAAGCGTTGGCGGTGTTCGCCCCTGATGGACATTTGCAACTGTGGAACCGCAGCTTTGCTGGCACATGGGGCCTCGAACCCGAGCTTCTTGATGCGCACCCATCCGCGGAAGAGCTTTTGGAAGCTATTGCACCCAATCTCGCCAGGTCGAAGCAAGCCAAGGGCATCGGCGAGGTTATCCGTGCAGCAACGCTTGATCGGAAAGAACAGGGCGGACGTATCGCTCTGGCCGATGGGCGCACCCTGGAATTCGCGGGCATTCCGCTACCCGATGGGAACGGCCTACTGACCGTGCTTGATGTAACAGCGAACGAGCAGGCTGAAGCCGCGCTGCGCGAGCGTAATAAGGCTTTGGAAGCTGCGGACGAGGTGAAAACTCAATTCCTCTCTAACATGTCCTATGAATTCCGCACGCCGCTGACATCGATTGGTGGCTTTGCCGAGCTGCTTCAGGCGGGCGTGGCGGGCGACCTTTCCGATCAGGGCAAGGAATATGTCGAGGCAATTATCGAGTCTGTCGGGCGCCTGACTGACCAGGTCGAGAATGTCCTCGACCTCTCGCAAAGCGAAGCGGGTCTGCTGCCGCTCAACAAGAAGCGCCTCGACTTGATGCCGTTCGTCACAGACGTCGTGCGCAGTCGCGAGCAGGTGATTAGCGACGGCGGGATCACACTCGATCTGCGGGGGAGTAAGGCGAGCGGTAAAATCGAAGCAGATAAGCGGCAATTGGGTCGGGCCATTGGTCAGTTACTCGACAACGCTATCGCTGCGACGCCAAGCGGCGGTAAAATCCTTGTCGATTTGTCCAAGCAAAAGGGCGTCGCGCAGATAGTTATCTCCGACAATGGCACGGGTATGAGCAAAGACGAGCTCAAGCGTGCAATGGCCGGGCAGAACGATACGAAGAAGCAAGGGCTCGGCATCCCGCTGGCGCGCCAGCTGGTTGAATCGCATGGCGGCACTCTGGAAATCCATTCGCGGCAGGGCGAGGGCACGGCTGCGGTCATCCAATTACCGTGATGATCGCACTGCCTGATTTAGCGGCGATGGACGCATTTGGCGGCAAGATTGCCGGATTGCTGAGGGCCGGTGATGTCGTTGCCCTGACCGGCTCGCTCGGGACTGGGAAGACAACGCTAGCTCGCGCAATCATTGGTGCACTCGGTCATGAAGGCGAGGTTCCTTCGCCGACATTCACGATAATCGAAACATACGACTCGCCCGCAGTTTCGCTACCGCTTGTGCATGCAGACTTCTACCGTTTGGATGATCCATCCGAGGTCGAAGAGATCGGTCTCGACGATTATCGGGAAGGCGCAGCATTGCTGGCGGAATGGCCCGATCATGCGGGCGGTTTTGCGCATGAGGCAGGCTGTTTGTCGATAACGCTGGAAACTGCGGATGAAGGCCGGATTGCAATTGTCGAAGCGGGTACCGATTGGGTAGATCGCTGGTCATGAGTGAGCTTCCCCCTGGTATCGATTCTTTCCTAAGATCCGCTGGTTGGGGCGCGGCGGACATTGATCCAATTCAGGGCGATGCATCTTTTCGCCGCTACTTTCGAATTAAAGACGTTTCCGGCGACCGGGCGCGCAAAGCCATGCTGATGTTTGCGCCGCCGCCCGAGGAAGATCCAAAACCTTTCCTGCACGTTGCGCGCTGGCTTTCGGACAACGAGCAGCGCGCTCCTGAGATTTATGCTGAGGATGCGGCGCAGGGCTGGGTTCTCATTGAGGATTTCGGCAATGACCGGATGCGCGATTGGCTCGATGCCAATCCATCAGGCGAAACGAAGGCCTATGAGGCGGCGATAGATGCGCTGGTCGAACTGCATCAGCAGCCCGCTGGTCCGTTCGGTCCGTATGATATGGCAGCCTATCAACGCGAGACTGCGCTGCTGACCGAATGGTATTGTCCTGCGATGGGTTTGGACGTCGACGAAGCTGGTTATACTACCGCATGGAACGAAGCGCTCGCGCCGATGTTGGACCGGCAGAAGCCTGGCGTAACCGTTCTGCGGGATTATCATGCAGAGAATATCATGCTGCTTGGACCTTCTAAGGATGGCTCGGGCGCGCAGGGCCTGATCGATTTTCAGGACGCGCTGGTTGGGCATCCGGCATATGATCTGGTTTCACTGTTGCAGGACGCCCGCAGAGATGTCTCGCCAGAGTTGGAACGGACCATGCTCGATCATTATCTCGCGAACATGCGGCCGGATGCCGAGTTTGAGGCTGATTATGCGCGGCTAGGTGCACAGCGAAATGCCAAGATCGTTGGCATCTTTACACGGCTGAACAAGCGCGATGGAAAGCCGCATTATCTCGATCTAATCCCCCGCGTGTGGGAAGCGATGGAGCGCGATCTGGCGCATCCGGCGCTGGCTCCTGTGGCTGCTTGGTTCGATGCAAATATTCCGAATGAATTGCGCGATGCAAAGGGAGGGCTGCCCTAATGAGTAAAACCGCCCAGACAAAGCTCGCGTCAGATACTGCGATGATTATGGCCGCAGGTATGGGAAAGCGGATGCGTCCGCTTACCGCGTCACAGCCGAAGCCATTGGTTCGCGTCGCCGGAAAGCCGTTGATAGATCACGCGCTTGATCGTTTGGAAGCCGGCGGCGTCACGCGCGCAGTCGTCAATGTGCATTATCTGGCTGATGCGCTCGAAGCACATGTCGCGGAGCGGGCAAGTCCCAAAGTCGTAATTTCTGACGAACGCGATACGCTGCTCGAAACTGGTGGCGGGATGGTGAAAGCGCAAAGCCAGCTTCCCGATCCGTTTTTCTGTCTCAATGCCGACAATATCTGGCTCGACGGTCCACGTGACGCGTTTCACGATTTATCAAAGCGCTGGAATCCCGATGAGATGGATGCACTTCTCCTGCTGGTACCCCACGCGCGCGCTGCAAACTTCCGCGGCAAAGGTGATTTCCATATGGACGCTACGGGACGCGTATCGCGTAGGCGGTCGGGGCGGATTGCACCCTTTATCTATACCGGCATCCAACTGGTTTCACACCGGCTGCTGCGCGAGGTCCCCGAGGGTAAATTCTCGACCAACATCCTGTGGAACCGTGCGATCGAGGAGGGCAGGTTATTCGGATCCAGCTTCACCGGACACTGGTTTGAAGTCGGGACTCCAGAGGCGATAAAACCTACCGAAGAAGCGCTCCGGCGTGGGTGAAAGGGTAGGGCCTAAGATATATTCAATCGCCGCTCATCGCGGCTTTGCCGATGCGCTGGTAGCGGGGTTGGTGCCGCGCTACTCCCATGGCGATCTGGGCCTTGCAAAACTGACATTGCTTCTTCCGAGCACGCGTGCAGTACGCACAGTGACAGAGGCTTTCATCCGGTATTATGGCGCGGAGGGAAATCAGGGAATGCTGATGCCGCGCATGACGGTGGTCGGCGATCTTGATCTTGATGAAGCGCTCGGAGCGCTGCTTGAGCCACTTGGAGCGAACGACGTTCCGGTCGCTGTCGACCCGACCCATCGGTGGTTCAGACTGGGGCACTTGCTGACCGAGGAAATGGGCGATGATGCTCCCGGTTCAGCAACCAAGCTCAGGCTTGCCAAAGACATTGCGTTGACGATGGACCGGTTGCTGGTCGAGGATATCGGACCGGAAAAGCTTCTGACCGAAAAGATCGTCAATCTTGATGAGGATTTGTCGAAGCATTGGCAGGATAGTCTGCGGCTGTTTGCCAGAGTGCAAGCGCGGTGGTTGGTCGAGCTTGCGGAGATGGGCGCGCTGGATGCTGCTTCCCGGCGCAATCGACTGTTTGATTATGCGTCAAAGAGTTGGCGCGAGACACCGCCAGAAACACCCATTGTGGCCGTTGGCGTAACCAGTGCGTCGCCTGCATTGGCTCGGTTGCTCAAAACTGTTTCAGAGCTTCCGCAAGGCGCCGTGATCCTGCCTGACTTCGACCTGTCGATGGATGAGCAAGTGTGGGAAGAGCTGGGTACGGCAGGCGATATTGAAACCGCCGACGCCACACCCTTCCAGCGCGGCGACGCCGTTACGCATCCGCAATATCATTTAAAGCTGCTACTGAATCGGATGGGCATCGCACGCGGCGAGGTTCAGTCTTGGCACCGCAAGGGGATGATGGCGGCATCGCCCGATCGAACGCATGCAATCTCCAGCCTGTTCCTGCCGCCCGAGGCAAGCAAGAGTTGGGTCGATCTGCCCGCCGACAAGCGCCGTCTGTCGGGCGTGCGGATTATGGAAACCGCCAATCCGGAAGAGGAAGCGCAGGCGATTGCGCTGCTGGTTCGGGAAGCAATCGAAGAGCCGGAGAAACGCGTCGCAGTGGTCACGCCCGATCGCGGATTGGCGCGCCGTGTGGTCCAGCATCTGCGCCGCTGGAATATCGAGGCTGACGATTCCGCTGGTCGCCCCCTGTCGCAGACACCCGCTGGTCGTTTGTTCCTGTTGCTCGCCGAGGTGATTGCCGAACGCGCTGCGCCAGTGCCGCTTATGGCTTTGCTCGAACATCCACTGGTGCGCTTCGATCAGGATCGTGGGACATGGCTCGCGCAGGCCCGTGCTTTTGAGCTGGAATTGAGAGGCCCGCGCCCGGCTGCCGGCTTGGCCGAGCTGGCGGCAAAAGCTGAAAAAGCGCAGGTGACCGATTGGTGGAGCGAGGTCGAGGCGATTCTCGCGCCGCTTTTGGAAAGCAGCGATGATCTGGATATGGCAGCTGCTCTGAGCGCGCTTGCCAAGGCAGGCGAAACACTCTGCGGCGATGCTTTGTGGTCGCGCGAAGATGGTCGCGCTCTGGCGAGCTTCGTCGAGGAGTTGCGGCGGCACGCGACTGATGTTCCGACACAGATAGATAGCGCCGATCTGCATACGGTTCTGCGCGACGCGATGGAGGCGGTAGCGGTGCGGCCTTCCTATGGCGGGCACCCGCGTGTTGCTATCTATGGTCTGCTCGAATCCCGGATGAGCCGCGCTAACTTAGTGATCTGCGCGGGTCTGAATGAAGGCAGTTGGCCTGCTTCTCCATCCACCGATCCGCTGCTCGCGCCGGCGGTGCTGCGCGCGCTGGGAGTACCGGGCGCAGACTTCCGCATTGGTCTGGCTGCGCACGATCTTGCCGGAGCGCTCGGCGCTCCCGAAGTGGTGCTGAGCCGCGCGCAGCGCGATATTTCCGGTCCGGCCATCCCCTCGCGATTCCTATTGCGGGTGCAGGCACTGCTCGGTGCGGATCTGATTGACAAGCATAGTGAAAAGGAAGCTGTCCGGTTCGCACAAGCGCTCGATCATGCGGAACCTGCGCCGCTTTACCCAAAGCCGGAACCGATGCCATCGGTAGAGCAGAGAAAGCAGCGGATCAGCGTTACGGCGCTGGATAGGCTGAGATCTGATCCGTACCAGTTTTATGCGAGCGCGATCTTGCGGCTGAGTGAGCTTGACGGATTGGATGCCGAACCGTCAGCGGCTTGGCGCGGGATTGCGGCGCATGAAATTCTCGAAGAGTGGCACAAGTCGCAGCGCCCGATGAGCGAAGTTGCGGGCGAAGTGCTTCAGCAAATGAACGCGCATCCGCTTATGCGCGCATTGTGGCAGCCGCGTTTGATGAAGGCGCTCGAATGGGTTGAGGAATCGATCGCCGCGATGGATGGCCGCAAGCCTGCGCTGTTCGAAGAATGGGGCGATATGGATGTTCGCGGCGTTACCATCTTCGGTAAGGCAGACAGGATCGATATACTGGATGGCGGGGAATTGGCCATTGTCGATTACAAGACCGGCGGACCGCCCACCGGGAAGCAAGTCGAAAAAGGCTTTGCTCTTCAACTCGGCACAATCGGCCTGATGGCGGAAGCGGGTGCCTTCAAGAAGCTGGCCGGAAACGCCACCAAATTCGAATATTGGTCGCTCGCAAGAAGCGACAAAAGCGATACCGGCTTTGGTTTCGTTGCGACTCCGGTTCTCGAAGGCAGCAAGCGAAGCGGTATTCCGCCTGAAGATTTCCTGCCTAAGGCCAAGGAATATCTCGATGATGCTTTGAATCGCTGGATTCTCGGCGATGAGCCATTCACGGCGCGGCTGAATCCGGATGCCAATGTCTATTCGACCTTCGATCAGCTGATGCGGCTCGATGAGTGGATGGGGCGCGAGGCATGAGCGCCTCCAAAAACCAAGGTCGGGTATTTCAGCTCAAGGATAATCAAGCGCTGGC
This genomic window from Pontixanthobacter aestiaquae contains:
- a CDS encoding aminoglycoside phosphotransferase family protein, which encodes MSELPPGIDSFLRSAGWGAADIDPIQGDASFRRYFRIKDVSGDRARKAMLMFAPPPEEDPKPFLHVARWLSDNEQRAPEIYAEDAAQGWVLIEDFGNDRMRDWLDANPSGETKAYEAAIDALVELHQQPAGPFGPYDMAAYQRETALLTEWYCPAMGLDVDEAGYTTAWNEALAPMLDRQKPGVTVLRDYHAENIMLLGPSKDGSGAQGLIDFQDALVGHPAYDLVSLLQDARRDVSPELERTMLDHYLANMRPDAEFEADYARLGAQRNAKIVGIFTRLNKRDGKPHYLDLIPRVWEAMERDLAHPALAPVAAWFDANIPNELRDAKGGLP
- a CDS encoding PD-(D/E)XK nuclease family protein produces the protein MGERVGPKIYSIAAHRGFADALVAGLVPRYSHGDLGLAKLTLLLPSTRAVRTVTEAFIRYYGAEGNQGMLMPRMTVVGDLDLDEALGALLEPLGANDVPVAVDPTHRWFRLGHLLTEEMGDDAPGSATKLRLAKDIALTMDRLLVEDIGPEKLLTEKIVNLDEDLSKHWQDSLRLFARVQARWLVELAEMGALDAASRRNRLFDYASKSWRETPPETPIVAVGVTSASPALARLLKTVSELPQGAVILPDFDLSMDEQVWEELGTAGDIETADATPFQRGDAVTHPQYHLKLLLNRMGIARGEVQSWHRKGMMAASPDRTHAISSLFLPPEASKSWVDLPADKRRLSGVRIMETANPEEEAQAIALLVREAIEEPEKRVAVVTPDRGLARRVVQHLRRWNIEADDSAGRPLSQTPAGRLFLLLAEVIAERAAPVPLMALLEHPLVRFDQDRGTWLAQARAFELELRGPRPAAGLAELAAKAEKAQVTDWWSEVEAILAPLLESSDDLDMAAALSALAKAGETLCGDALWSREDGRALASFVEELRRHATDVPTQIDSADLHTVLRDAMEAVAVRPSYGGHPRVAIYGLLESRMSRANLVICAGLNEGSWPASPSTDPLLAPAVLRALGVPGADFRIGLAAHDLAGALGAPEVVLSRAQRDISGPAIPSRFLLRVQALLGADLIDKHSEKEAVRFAQALDHAEPAPLYPKPEPMPSVEQRKQRISVTALDRLRSDPYQFYASAILRLSELDGLDAEPSAAWRGIAAHEILEEWHKSQRPMSEVAGEVLQQMNAHPLMRALWQPRLMKALEWVEESIAAMDGRKPALFEEWGDMDVRGVTIFGKADRIDILDGGELAIVDYKTGGPPTGKQVEKGFALQLGTIGLMAEAGAFKKLAGNATKFEYWSLARSDKSDTGFGFVATPVLEGSKRSGIPPEDFLPKAKEYLDDALNRWILGDEPFTARLNPDANVYSTFDQLMRLDEWMGREA
- a CDS encoding nucleotidyltransferase family protein; translated protein: MSKTAQTKLASDTAMIMAAGMGKRMRPLTASQPKPLVRVAGKPLIDHALDRLEAGGVTRAVVNVHYLADALEAHVAERASPKVVISDERDTLLETGGGMVKAQSQLPDPFFCLNADNIWLDGPRDAFHDLSKRWNPDEMDALLLLVPHARAANFRGKGDFHMDATGRVSRRRSGRIAPFIYTGIQLVSHRLLREVPEGKFSTNILWNRAIEEGRLFGSSFTGHWFEVGTPEAIKPTEEALRRG
- a CDS encoding sensor histidine kinase, which encodes MQISPTALIIIGLLLAAWMVAAAWMMIAAGGKARGAEGSRKAARRMARMIDEAPAIPLVVRTDGRIEGSDRLAGWLGLDTLPEYLSELDGGQTGDHGKGLSADQLKELTENVRRSQKTAAPFRMALTPPGSQRSLAVRGVLADPQVSPGGAALVWIFDFSESESELSRLREEAARAKGDFGALVGIIEAAPMPMWFRGPDAKLQLVNKAYVDAIGAVDADSAVIKQQELIESIDGLTAAQVAGQAFEKKMPIERIVTATINGQRRALRVSDLPLGKEGVAGYAVDIEEMEEQGRQFRAFRDAQRSMLDQLSIGVGQFDADRKLTFANQPFRRVFALNSGVVSQGIDFERLLQNARENGRTPEVRDFPEWRTEHTEWFNAGETQEEAWPLSDGTHLRIVAQPMPDGGLVIVAEDRTEQLALSATRDTLLRTRTATFDSLFEALAVFAPDGHLQLWNRSFAGTWGLEPELLDAHPSAEELLEAIAPNLARSKQAKGIGEVIRAATLDRKEQGGRIALADGRTLEFAGIPLPDGNGLLTVLDVTANEQAEAALRERNKALEAADEVKTQFLSNMSYEFRTPLTSIGGFAELLQAGVAGDLSDQGKEYVEAIIESVGRLTDQVENVLDLSQSEAGLLPLNKKRLDLMPFVTDVVRSREQVISDGGITLDLRGSKASGKIEADKRQLGRAIGQLLDNAIAATPSGGKILVDLSKQKGVAQIVISDNGTGMSKDELKRAMAGQNDTKKQGLGIPLARQLVESHGGTLEIHSRQGEGTAAVIQLP
- the tsaE gene encoding tRNA (adenosine(37)-N6)-threonylcarbamoyltransferase complex ATPase subunit type 1 TsaE, translated to MMIALPDLAAMDAFGGKIAGLLRAGDVVALTGSLGTGKTTLARAIIGALGHEGEVPSPTFTIIETYDSPAVSLPLVHADFYRLDDPSEVEEIGLDDYREGAALLAEWPDHAGGFAHEAGCLSITLETADEGRIAIVEAGTDWVDRWS